From the genome of Melitaea cinxia chromosome 12, ilMelCinx1.1, whole genome shotgun sequence, one region includes:
- the LOC123658287 gene encoding uncharacterized protein LOC123658287, whose product MLLQQASSSPGPSGTASPKLTTNSRPNPSPNFSARLTGSPSLSDGASSSSSSKLGTNSPRLGASPKYGSPGIGGSPRFEGKGAFEDEVALERLQTELKEGWTVHTGRDGRLYYCK is encoded by the coding sequence ATGCTGCTTCAGCAGGCGTCGTCGTCGCCAGGTCCAAGTGGCACGGCCAGCCCCAAACTCACCACCAACTCTAGGCCCAATCCGAGCCCCAACTTCAGTGCGAGACTAACAGGCAGTCCAAGTTTGAGCGATGGTGCCTCGAGTTCGAGCAGCTCAAAGTTGGGAACCAACAGCCCAAGGTTGGGTGCAAGTCCCAAATATGGAAGTCCAGGGATTGGAGGAAGCCCCCGGTTTGAAGGGAAGGGCGCTTTTGAGGACGAGGTCGCGTTGGAGAGGCTTCAGACGGAATTAAAAGAAGGATGGACGGTTCATACAGGGAGAGATGGGAGGCTGTATTATTGCAA